The genome window GGCTCATCCAACCCGTTCGTCGCGCAGGAGCTCCCACGACGAGCGCATACGCGGGCACGTCACGCGTCACGACGGCACCCGCTCCGACGAATGCGTACGGTCCAATCGTCACGCCACACATGATCGTGGCGTTGGCGCCGATCGTTGCGCCATGACAAACCCGCGTCGTTTCGAAAATCCCACGCCGGTCGATTTCTGCCCGGGGATTCGTGACGTTCGTGAACACCGCGGATGGACCGAGAAAAACTCGATCTTCGATGATGACGCCGTCGTAGAGCGATACGTTGTTTTGAACTCGGACGTCGTCGCCGACGCTGACCGCTCCGGAAATGAAGACGTTTTGCCCCAGCACGCATCGCTGGCCAATACGCGCACCGCTCGACACATGACAAAAATGATGAATTCGCGTCGCGCTGCCGATCGACGCCCCAACGTCCAGGATGGCCGACGGGTGAACGAAAAACGGTGGATCGCCGTGCGCTACGAGAACAGAGGGGAGTCCGGCGGGTTTGTCCAAGCACTACCTCCAGGATCGCTCGTGCCATAGACCGAAGTTGCCGTGAACAAACTGCGGAGGACCAAGCGTTCTGGCCGCAGGGCTCGTCACGTGCGCCATGATCCAGCGAACGCGTGCCTCGTCGATCTTGCGCAAAAGGACGGCCCGATCCTCGAAGCTCGATGCACGCTTCGGATTGCGCGGATCGAGATCGCGGTCGAGCACGGCATCCTCGGGACGACCCAAGGCTGCGACGAACGCAAAGTAGCCGTAATCGACGACGTCCACGAGGATTCGTTCACCGGGATCGAGCGCCGTTTGGGCAAAGCTACCCGTCGCAACTTCGTCCTGACGAACCGCAAAATCCTCGCCACGAAACCATCGCCGCACGATGATCAGGCTGAGCAAGAGCACGCCGATGCCTGCTGCCGCCGACACGAGGCGCGTCATTCGATTCGCTCGAGGCAGAAGGATTGCAGCGAGGTTTCCAACGATGAGCGCACACAGGAGAAGCATGACGAGCAGCGCACGCTCGGGATGATGCGTCGGCGCGCCGTCTTTGATCATCGCCGCCGACAAGACCGCCATCTGAAACAAGGCAACGGCGAGCGGCCGAAGGTAGGGGCGAAGCGCTTCACGCATTTGCGGTCGCAACGATGCCGATTGACCCATGCCGAAGAGAATCGCGAGCGCGCCGAAGATCTCGGGCTCGTGACGAATCATGGCGAGCGGATACGCGAAGAGGCGAGCCATGGGCGCATCGTCCGGCGCTCCGATCGCGCGTCGATACGCGGCAACGCGATCCAAGAAGTCGAACGCATTGCCTCGCGCTACGTGATTCCATGCGATCCAGATGGCCGGCCCGAGGATGGCCAAAACGATTGCAGCTCCAAGGAAAAACCTTTGACGTGGGGAAGGTTTGTCCCAGCGGAGGACGTCGAGGAGCGTCAAGCCGGCAAATGCTGCCGCGATCGGCCAAACGTCGTAACGCGAGAGCGTGGCGCAAAAAAGCGCCGCACCGCCGAGCAGACGCTGCGACGCGGAAAAACCCACGAGCGACGCGAGGGCAAACACGGCAAACGCGGCCGTGAGCAGCTCGGGAACGGTCGCTACGCCAAGACGAACGCTCCACGGAAAAACCGCGGCGAGGACCGCGCCGAAGAGCGCACCTTTGCGATCGTTCGTGAGCCGATACGCGGCAAATCCGACGAGCGCGGCGCTGGCCAAACCGAGCGCAAAAGCGACGAAACGCGCCACGAGAAGCGACCGGCCCGCGACCATCATGGCGGATCCCGTGAGCCAAAACGGGAAGGGAAGCCAACTCGTGCCCGATGCGTCGAATGCGGGCGATCGCGCGAAGGACTGCGCAATCGTGACGCGCGCGAAGTCGTCGTCACTGACCGCGCGAAACCCCACGGCAAGGGCAAGCGCGCACGCAAGCGCCTTGACGAGAACGATGACGCCGAGATCAGCGCGACGCGGAACCAAGTGGGCGCAGGTTACTTGCCTTGGGACGTCTCGTATTCGCCGCCGAGCTCGCGGTCACCGGCCGAAGACAGGTACGCGAGCGAGAGGCTCGTGAGCATGAAGATGGCAGCACAGATGGCCGTCAGGCGCGTCATGAAGTTGCCCGCGCCACGACCGCCGAACACTTGCGCGCTGCCGCCACCCATCGCCGCAAGACCTCCGCCCTTACCCTGCTGCAACAGCACGACGAGGATCAGAAAGAGACAAACGACGACGTGAATGACGTTGAGAATGGGGATCAGCATGGACGCACTTCCTTGGATCGCACGGCGCTTGGCTGTTGGGAACGATGCCGTGGCCGATCCAAAACCGCACAGGGTAACGGGTTCTACCCTTGTTCGGCCGACTCCGCCAGCCGCTCGGCACTGTCGATGATCTTGCCAAAGCCAGCGGCGTCGAGCGACGCGCCACCGACGAGCGCACCGTCGATGTTCGGCTGAGCAAGGAGCCCTTCGGCATTGTCGGCTTTT of Polyangiaceae bacterium contains these proteins:
- a CDS encoding N-acetyltransferase, whose protein sequence is MDKPAGLPSVLVAHGDPPFFVHPSAILDVGASIGSATRIHHFCHVSSGARIGQRCVLGQNVFISGAVSVGDDVRVQNNVSLYDGVIIEDRVFLGPSAVFTNVTNPRAEIDRRGIFETTRVCHGATIGANATIMCGVTIGPYAFVGAGAVVTRDVPAYALVVGAPARRTGWMSRHGQKLGPPGADGTLVCPESGFRYRSEQGGLRCLDAADEMPLAKEGRVKGRRYIRPDIRRG
- a CDS encoding glycosyltransferase family 39 protein — its product is MVPRRADLGVIVLVKALACALALAVGFRAVSDDDFARVTIAQSFARSPAFDASGTSWLPFPFWLTGSAMMVAGRSLLVARFVAFALGLASAALVGFAAYRLTNDRKGALFGAVLAAVFPWSVRLGVATVPELLTAAFAVFALASLVGFSASQRLLGGAALFCATLSRYDVWPIAAAFAGLTLLDVLRWDKPSPRQRFFLGAAIVLAILGPAIWIAWNHVARGNAFDFLDRVAAYRRAIGAPDDAPMARLFAYPLAMIRHEPEIFGALAILFGMGQSASLRPQMREALRPYLRPLAVALFQMAVLSAAMIKDGAPTHHPERALLVMLLLCALIVGNLAAILLPRANRMTRLVSAAAGIGVLLLSLIIVRRWFRGEDFAVRQDEVATGSFAQTALDPGERILVDVVDYGYFAFVAALGRPEDAVLDRDLDPRNPKRASSFEDRAVLLRKIDEARVRWIMAHVTSPAARTLGPPQFVHGNFGLWHERSWR
- the secG gene encoding preprotein translocase subunit SecG → MIPILNVIHVVVCLFLILVVLLQQGKGGGLAAMGGGSAQVFGGRGAGNFMTRLTAICAAIFMLTSLSLAYLSSAGDRELGGEYETSQGK